The following is a genomic window from Aphis gossypii isolate Hap1 chromosome X, ASM2018417v2, whole genome shotgun sequence.
atttatatatttaatgaactgcgtgaaattttatcatttcagaatattaaaactacatttagcacttattaaaatttatcatttatgactactataagattatatatattatattattgttgtataataattttacctagtaaaatatttttgtttcagatGGTTACATATATTACGacttatttaatcaaatattaggATCAAATATGGTACGGCTAATATCACCAGTCATACCAGTAACTGACGAGCCACAACTTTGCTTTTCATTTTGGTATGCTGCTTTTGGTGCTGGTGAATCGGCATTATTGCAAATTATGAGACAAGACAATAGTTCTGGAGAAACACCAGCAGAAAAAGTAAAACCTACATCACATTTTGTTGTTAGGTCATATAAAATGGgacaagttatttaattattaatttaattatagatttgGAGTCTAGAAGCAAAGAATATGGACACCACAAGACCAGCATGGATGCCTGCGCAAGTAACAGTCGAATCTAATAAACCTTTTCATATAATCATGGAAGGACAAGCAACAAACGGAGGATTTGCTGTAgacgatattatattcactcCAGGATCTTGTccaagtaaaatatacataatattgtttaaaatcataacacTAAcattagataggtacctacctactgtaattttaaatattttaagctgcAACAGTTTTCTTTATAGAACCATTAAATCCTAAAGAGGAATGtccaataacattaataaccataacatttataataatgcataaatattaataaatatttaaatacatatatgaggtatattagtttattttaatagatatgaGATAAAGACTAAAATTACTTAGatgttaagtatttatgatttgaattactatttacttaattttataatatctaaactcaggataattataatgtagttttgtataagtataataataatatagtaaatgtaGGCAATAGGGatctactatattttaaaccttaatcaaaaataaatattattaacatgaaaaaaataatccaacattttataagtttggactgaatttttattaaattgtggacacctatttaatttttataatttatttaaatatagctcattagttattataaagtttctGTAGTCTTACAATATATTCTTGTCTATTGTTGTAGCTCGTCCAGAAAAAGCCGCtctgaaaaatcaaaaactaaaagCAGCTTAAATTGAAGTTAACGCATTAACATCATACGcctgtgttattattatctagtcaatttaaaaaattaatacatttaattcataatacaatCATGAACCTagcatgtaataataatagcattactgttattattgtatggtcatgtattctaatttttattagttatgtatgttgtataatataggtaatatatttttatctagaaCTTTATCATGTAAATcggtaaaataatgtttctatttttcttttcttttttatattaatattttcaaatatctcCAACAAAGAactaaaaaattgtcataagttttatataaattgccataatgtgttaatttgttattttaaagacCGATAGTAACAGTTAAAATGTTGGTAGtgttagtttaaatttgtataaaaatgtaaacattttatatacacacatttttaattgtacctGCCATTTGGCtccaatattataacagtataggttggaatgttttataaaatctagagtataataattttttatataaacacacctatacattataatacattgtggGTACTTAAGCAAAACTTccattttaaacacatttagtTAGTAACATAggaaatcattataatacttactacCAACACTAtctaattagttaattattattaatgaatgcaaatattttctatttacaatagtttattattttgttacttatgttaattttatgtataataaataataattcaaattattttaaattcttccagtttaatttatttttattgtgtcgaatatacttattttgataataatttattgaaattagtatttagtaatttttttatactttttatacaaaacatttttcacaaCAACTTAaagcaaattaaatatgtataaaattattttaaataattgatacttACCTACTGCTGTgtgtattaaaacaatatgtatctttatagctaatattatgtttttatctgactctatagatttaaaaagaaGGTACTAAatgactattattatgatttattttacaattatatacaaaaaaaaatgtttttttttttgtaaaatacttaACTAATAGTATGAAGTTtctgattaaaaaattgtttaatcattataaaaataagtgtaattattgtatccatattttcaaataaaatacattgatatttttttcttcaattactattttgtgtaatgaatatattattctattattggatttaaaatatgtacattagtCACCCATGTAGATTAATCATAAGTTTATTGAAGTGAAGTTATTCTTAATACATTTCTTAGACAATTATGTAAAGGATTGTAATTAGTCTAtacttattgattattatatttgtatttataacagAAAATATGACCAAtgaccataaaaaatataacattccTACAAAACTGATACTTGAGGATATActgtttaagttaaaaaaaatactacataTTTAATCATAGAATAAGTGAGTGGGggtaaattttttctaaaaacaaatagaaCTATATTTTTGCATACAATTATTCACAAACTAACTAGgtcctaatttttattacattcaatGACAAatctctctttttttttaatcccattagtatttattttaaataaataaatttgttttttctcaAACCTGCTTTAAGTAATGGGGTCAAATCAAGACTTTAGCTGTTGATCTCATCGAGATCAAAACTCaacattttgaatgttttgaaaaatatcatatcatcatcattattattgaatttagtaGATAGTAGtagatgtattaattaatataccattGTTAACTATTGGTTCACATTAAAGCTTTTGGTTacatttaaatctttattgAGGGTATTAATGATCAAAAagaataaacaataagtattatcttacgaaatgtattatttaaattattttgtattatattatttgttttcaacaaAGTTAGAAAATCTAGGGTATAGACCTGAAGCCTTCAAAACAAACTCAGCCTTAAGATTTCAGTGCACCACCACTTAGATTCATGCTTTTCACAAGTGAATGCATATTTTCTGTATGATTAACATGTCTAGAGACAATGCAAAAGGGGATAATAAAGTGAACGCCGCCTTTGAGTTGTTTAAGAGTTGTTTGTTGgagaatagataataatttaatattatgattaatatttcagCATTTACCATACTGTGTAGTTAAAAACATGACAGTAAATGcctttattaagtattaggtgggtggaatattataatatataaatacctactctGAACAagaacttataaatttattgaatttaattaacatagtgtattatataattttttctaatttgtatCAGTAACCATTCTGTGGAAAACGTTTTGTAAATCATTACAAAATTCATTATCACTTTTTAGATTATCATAGATTTaatgcttttaaatatttactgtaaGATTCAGTGATTGTAGtttgaaaacattaaacaaaaattatgtgaTAAATAATCAGAATTTTTTACATGAAAATACTCTGAGATTggattatttagattattataatcatagagTGAGCAAGTAGATACTTATCTAAAATATGAACTCTGTGTAAttaacctatttaatttacaaagttTAGTATCAAAGTATTATCAACAATCAAATAAGTCCATATTTAGGACAAACATGTTCTAGGTGttctagtattaaatttaaataataaattatgcatatattttatttaataaaaatgattgatgGTACCAATTCTGTTAGTTCCTACCTAGATTAtgagacatattttttttacttacattttcTTGTGTAACAGCTATACCAAAGGCAAATACCATACACCATGTTCTAAGTAAGAATCTATTAAATtgctcattagtcattacttaTTACACTCTGATGGCAGAATAGcactctttattatttaaactaaataaattataatatatcatataagatAGAAAGATGCCTACTTATTGACAGaactatattcattaaaagtgtgatctatattgtatacatgacATGATTTGTAACTAACATAAACTCATTAAATAtcgaaacaataaaattatactatgtttattcaaatccaattaatttacaaatactttgcatttaaaataattcttaagtatcattaaaatatatctaggtTAAATGGTTTTCAGATTACGGACTAATCTTTTATACCAAATTTAGTGAATTTGTGACATTAcagcattaaatatttgcatgaAATTcagatttaattgaaaataaagaaCATCTACCAGGtaagtattgataaaaaaaagtctaaaattctaaatagtaTATCATAGAAACATTCTcctaattatacatttattgtctACTTTATAAGCTTCTGATTATTCATAATGCGATAAAACAAGTAAAACAACTAATGGctaaattaagtttatgttttgaaaGATCTAAAAGAttccatataattaataaaatagataagatATTGAATAGCATAAATCattagaattaatataaatagaagtTGTAAATCTAAGTaaagttattgattttacaataaagtagtttttttcttttatatgttgttaaaaaccaatattatgaatggtgttaatttaaaacttttttcatttgtcTGATCAGCAgtataagaaataagaatagaataacataatttaaaaaaaataaaactaaaactaggttaggttaggtgaCAATAGGACAAAATGGCAATTTAGCACACATCATTGCTGACATATTGATAATTCttcttagtataatatttacataataacttcatacattttttcatatataagtCTCAATGACTAACCATTAAAGGTCTGACTATAgtctgttttattaaaatctaagtacctatacatatagtattatacttaaaataacatagggtttaaaattttaataaataaaacaattgtaatataaatacttaaaaataaaagtttttatttgaatacaaaatcatttttttaactgatacaacaattaaatgttgaatacaaataatcttattatctatttatatccttttgtttgtattttaagataacttgcaatttatatttgttttcttacatgtaaataaaaaaaataaaaagctttTGGAaacaaaccatttttttttagtttaacatttttacatattattctatttttttaaaaaaaaagtaaaatatacttgatATAAATGAACTTTGATTTCCAAACACTTATATAAATGccctatttttgtatattagctattacaatacttaaaatattaattgcataaataagtatttatattatattttaagatgatatatatacataattatactagTGCATGattttatactgtaatatcaaaattatgaatacttgttatatagtatatacaaaaacaatagttatatttcttaaaaataagataacataatattttaattataaataagaataatttccttataaatataaagattattagatttataataatctatgacAATAATTGTACTGTTGAGCCACGAATAGTGCAGGAACAAAAAAAGTGAGGCCcccgcaaaaataaaaaatgttaaaaatgggcccctaatatattgttttaccaaaTATAACCCTATAACCAAAGGTCCCAAATTACTATGGGCTCCCCGCAACACGGGGTCTGCCGACCCTCAGTTATGCCACtggccataaaaaaaaattataacataaacttattttaacaaacaatattgATTTCTTAAAAGATACTTAACAATTActaggataaaaaaaattatcatattggGTTAAATGATTTCTATCATACATcttagaaaatatatcaaaatattatttaaaataggaatttacatatatgtacttatattattagattaaataacaaaatatgtttttaagataacaatagtaatttatttttaatatcatgcCTGACTTCCTCAtttggtattattaaatttgctgtaaaatttgttttatcagTTGTTGAGACTTGAATCACTAATGGAGCTTTATTGCAAGTCAAATAACCTAAGTCTAACATGTTATagcaaaaatattctaataatttattagaatagaTGTCTtcagttgttttaaaaattagagggGGGATTGGTCGAGcaataaattgttgtatattcAATAACGTTATATCTAAATCTTTTTCTGTCATCACTAAGTCTTGCATTATTgctttaatatgtttatttgaaaagtTACGAAAAAAAGTTCCAAAGTCACGCCAATAGTTATCAAGTTTTTTACGTTTTAGAGCATTTAAAATTGaccatatacaatatatttgattttttcttttttcatttactgcaaatttattataagcacCATAATAAGCTTTTACTTCTTTTActgttatttgtatattaataaattctggTTTTCTAAAAAGATATTCTAACTCATCATTAGTTAATCCAAAGTAATCAGTAAACTCATGACAGCTATAGAATTGTTTCATTTCTATACATACAGGAAGTATGCCATGAATAGCAAGGGAAGATTTTCCAGTCATAAAAGcttgaaaaacatattttttgttatttaaaaataataaaaattgcttcaaaaatgaaaaaatacatgtatactCTTTAACCAAAGTATCTGCTGTAGTATCTGTATCTGTTACTATAAATGAGTCGAGATCATCAATAAGCACATAACACGGTTTATTAAAAtgctttgataaaaatttacacaatGATCTAAGACCAATTAAAACATCATCAAAAACAGCCATTTTATATCTAGTACCGTCACACCAAAATTTACTTACAGCTCTCTGTTTATTACTCAatttagtacttttttttaaataactatgtaaTTCAAAGGATTTGTGAATTATTTCTTTAGCTTTATCAATAGCCTCtgaataagaatttatttcatcttttgttttaaactttgCATACAAAACTGGATATTTTCCAAAGTGCTGGTTCATTATCTTAGTTTCCCTACTTATCTTAAGGTTTCTAAATAGTTCATAATTACTAGTATCTGTTATTGGTGTTTCAGAGTCTGCTTTTGAAATTGGGTTTCCCAACGAATCTACCTGAATTTCTAGGAAGTATTTAAGCATAGTTAGATTTGTCGATTTTCCATACTTGCGAGGAGCTAAGATTACTCTTCCTTggattattatgttttcaaatacttttctTATCATCAATGTTTTATCTACAAACCCTGTTGTTTGAaggattttgataaaatcggACGAGGAAAAGTTGAAACTAGCATTTTCTTCATTTGAAGTGATCTAAAAATGTGAACATTTCTTCAatgatttgtaattaatattaaaatttataaatttacctcTATATTGTTTAAGATATTCTGAATTGATGCATTACAATCATAGCAGTAGGAGCAGTGAATCTTTAActgaaaataagtaaatacatattttatgcacaatatttataatgataattaggTGTTAAGTAAAAGTAGGtctttaattagaaaatatttttcggcAATGTAATGTATGTacgcttattaaaaaatcaaaaacacctaacaaattgtcaaaattagttagtttttttttaactaacctttttttttgtattagctCCTAGCATTAACTATTATAGctcaacaattaaaatatataaatacgatatagttaacattattaaacaaaattataaatatatacatgctTGTCaataatgttgaaatatttttgtgcattttattttcatgttacactatttaagttttaatgataggtattaaaattttttttatttaatatttaaattaattagtttgaaatttttattcatttataatcgttaaaataaagctcaacaatttttaattcaaataactattatgtttattattataattcatagtaTAAAGTTTGAATGTATTGGAACAAAAGGTAATAGAAAACTTTGATTAGATTGCAAGTGTTCAAGAATCAAATACCTAATGAAGACTGTGTAAAACTGTGTAGTTAATTGCTACATCtttagaaatgaaaataaatgtacttaaaGCTTCTCATATTTAttcgaaaattgaaaataaatccaGGAAAAAAATGGCAAAAGTAAAGATATACATGATCAAAAAGGTATGATGGATAATACATATAAGAAAGCTGAAAGTAACAGGcaaatttgtaaatactaaTTGGATTgatgataactgataagatTGAAAAGAAGGATAGTGAAAATTAATagagatatatttttcaaagcaAGAGTTTTTGctcataaagtataaatatgtttggtTTAAGGACTCTAAGttgtttattaagaaaaataaaagtacttaAGCCATAACAATTGATAATGAGTTCACTTTATCTAAAATTACTTATCATCAttatgtatttgatatttttaacttttttacaatagttaatttagaatttagatagaAAACTATCTCAATATAAGAGGATATCTTAGCTATAAgactaattatttgaaatatttctctgaattttttaatataaaaaatgatataaataataattatatacatattttatattgtaatattaggAGTGTTAACTCAAATTTTGATaacttgattttatttttagaaaattatatgaataataaaatatagataaatagtgCTGACAGAAAACTGGCATGATTCATCAATACATTGTAATTACACTAttgatagttataatttatttttttaatccataAGGAAGAATCAAAatgatagtatttttatttttgttatagaaaTGATTTTGTAGAAACTAATGTTGTAAAACTTTCCTTGATAAATCTTTGTATGCTAATTAACAATTGATGTGTTTATAGATCATTCTCAATTGACATaagtatattagaaaaatattagtggaatataaatacaaaggTGGTTATACTATACTCAATACTCATGGACACAAGaacattatcatattatataggcgataattcaataaataatgaatacctGGATTTATTATCAGAAAATGGTTTTGTGTCTTCTATAAACATTAACACTAGATTGCCCATAGATCGTAAACACTGATGTATTaatcatataggtatttattaaaagttataaacacCTAATTAGTACAGTAAATTCTGGTATGttgtaaattgatataattaaccACTTTTTAACCTATATTTCtacatttatgattaataattgcaaaactaaagaaaatattttttctgtagttgtttgtgataaaattaaaagattttgtttgaagaaaaatggtTTGAAACTTtgaaatacacaaaaaaatcagTGTTAATGAGTGTTGTAAtgcatttcataaaattattaacaatgtaatttatagatctatattttataaattaatattatcttctaAAATCAAGTGTTTAAAAAAGTAGATGTCAACCAGCTTATTATGATCTAGACATGATAAGCAAGCTCTTTCATCAAAATgggaaaaaaaatccaaataacttaaaattaggCTTACACTAtacaatctataaaaataattacacaaatattataactatcaaaaaaaaaagtgttaagtGTCTAGTAATCCAACATTTACATGGCAACTATAGATGAAGTAATGGGATCTAAAACCAAATGCAAGGATAAGattgaaactataataactaataagtacctaGTGACAAGGTGTACAAAGCAAAAATTTTAGCCAAAAGTAGtatcagatatttttaataaatatttttttaacaaaagaaACTATGTGAGATTTCTGGTAAAGTGTTGAATAaagaattttcaaattctaataataatggttctttcggtaattaatttaacaaaaaattgagAACTGATTTACTAACaataattgtcaataattttaaagatgacAGTGCGGCTGGCTACGATAAggtaatgattaaattattagttaatccactagataatatttaaaactgaagtattcaaaaatgtttttttcctgattattttaaagttgcaGTGATTAAAACTCTTTTAAAGGATGAggattgtaaaaatatgaataactgTGGGCCAATATCCTTGCTgataaatttttctaaaattctagagaaaaaaatcaaagttatgttaatattttttttggaagaAAATGGACTGTTatctaaaaatcaattagGTTTTAGAGCTGGTATAGATACTGGTTTATTCATATGGGGTGGATTAAATAAAGGCATTTTAAAACAGCTACAAGTTAATcaaaactatatagtataaacctgtttaaataaaagtattttggcTGGGTTGACTAGACAAAACTACTCAGGGTTGGGTATGTTTAATGTTACCAGTCagatgaatatataaaaaaattgtaattatgtttgtttttaatcgtttaatcaaaaaaactgGTAGTgctttttatagaaaaaaagagaaaatagagtttataatattcttgttaaatttgcaaaaaaaatcttttgttCAGTCATTTGTTGATTATTTAGGTTCtacaaatgttaatttaataccttaaaaaaaaaaaaaaatattttattacatcaaagaagcattaattttttttatataattggttattattaaaattagtttatatttgaattattaatattactttcttattgtatgttaaatatttttatataatgtaaagataataatttgtttttgttatttatttactcagttatttatattttttaatgcaatttaaaatgtatactct
Proteins encoded in this region:
- the LOC114129346 gene encoding uncharacterized protein LOC114129346 → MASIKHFRGFARSFMMTHNPTNESALVCLREMNENRKEIYIKIAEGTITKVDVMHQLKIEMHIIDLLLKKIYDKINENRCSTLINNSVKIVTERIYDLWNIIYLFFNMEDEEEPAFLKSSNILKIHCSYCYDCNASIQNILNNIEITSNEENASFNFSSSDFIKILQTTGFVDKTLMIRKVFENIIIQGRVILAPRKYGKSTNLTMLKYFLEIQVDSLGNPISKADSETPITDTSNYELFRNLKISRETKIMNQHFGKYPVLYAKFKTKDEINSYSEAIDKAKEIIHKSFELHSYLKKSTKLSNKQRAVSKFWCDGTRYKMAVFDDVLIGLRSLCKFLSKHFNKPCYVLIDDLDSFIVTDTDTTADTLVKEYTCIFSFLKQFLLFLNNKKYVFQAFMTGKSSLAIHGILPVCIEMKQFYSCHEFTDYFGLTNDELEYLFRKPEFINIQITVKEVKAYYGAYNKFAVNEKRKNQIYCIWSILNALKRKKLDNYWRDFGTFFRNFSNKHIKAIMQDLVMTEKDLDITLLNIQQFIARPIPPLIFKTTEDIYSNKLLEYFCYNMLDLGYLTCNKAPLVIQVSTTDKTNFTANLIIPNEEVRHDIKNKLLLLS